A genomic segment from Canis lupus baileyi chromosome 31, mCanLup2.hap1, whole genome shotgun sequence encodes:
- the LPCAT1 gene encoding lysophosphatidylcholine acyltransferase 1 isoform X1, whose protein sequence is MRLRARGPRAFPASSAAASVGAGDARRRAPPGRNPFVHELRLSALRKAQIAFMTLTLFPIRLLLAVTMMLLAWPFTFFATLGSSEREPEQPPAMWRKVVDILLKAIMRTMWFAGGFHWVVVKGQQASPPEAAILTLAPHSSYFDAIAVTLTMSSIVMKAESRDIPIWGTLIKYIRPVFVSRSDQDSRRKTVEQIRRRAQSNGKWPQMMIFPEGTCTNRTCLITFKPGAFIPGVPVQPVVLRYPNKLDTITWTWQGPGALKILWLTLCQFHNRVEIEFLPVYSPSEEEKKDPALYASNVRRVMAEALGISVTDYTFEDCQLALAEGQLRLPADTCLLEFARLVRALGLKPETLEKDLDKYSESARMQRGGRMGLPEFAEYLGVPVSDTLEDMFSLFDEGGDGKMDPREYVVALSVVCRPSQTLDTIQLAFKMYGSHDGYIHEGTLSSILKTALGVTELSVTSLFQAIDQEGTGRITFADFCRFAEAFPNFAEEYLYPKQTHPDTCAQTPPAPTPNGFCADFSPENSDIGRKPFRKKLD, encoded by the exons ATGAGGCTGCGGGCGCGCGGTCCCCGGGCCTTCCCCGCCTCCAGCGCCGCGGCCAGCGTGGGGGCCGGCGACGCGCGGCGACGGGCGCCCCCGGGGCGGAACCCCTTCGTGCACGAGCTGCGCCTCAGCGCCCTGCGGAAGGCCCAG ATTGCCTTCATGACTCTGACGCTCTTCCCCATCCGGCTGCTGCTCGCTGTTACGATGATGCTGCTTGCGTGGCCCTTCACGTTCTTCGCTACGCTGGGATCCTCAGAGAGGGAACCCGAACAGCCCCCGGCCATGTGGCGGAA GGTTGTGGACATCCTGCTCAAGGCCATCATGCGCACCATGTGGTTTGCCGGCGGCTTCCACTGGGTTGTTGTGAAGGGGCAGCAGGCCTCGCCACCAGAGGCAGCCATCCTCACCCTGGCGCCACACTCTTCCTACTTCGATGCCATTGCTGTCACCCTGACGATGTCGTCCATCGTGAtgaaggcagagagcagagatATCCCAATATGGGGAA cGCTGATAAAGTACATACGGCCAGTGTTTGTGTCGCGGTCGGACCAGGATTCCCGCAGGAAGACCGTGGAGCAGATCAGAAGGCGGGCACAGTCAAATGGGAAGTGGCCACAG aTGATGATTTTTCCAGAAGGAACATGTACCAACAGGACCTGCCTAATTACCTTCAAGCCCG GCGCCTTCATCCCCGGGGTTCCCGTCCAGCCTGTGGTTTTACGATACCCAAATAAACTG GACACTATCACATGGACATGGCAAGGACCAGGGGC GTTGAAAATTTTGTGGCTCACGCTGTGTCAGTTTCACAACCGAGTGGAAATTGAG TTCCTCCCCGTGTACAGCCCTtcggaagaggagaagaaggaccCTGCGTTGTACGCCAGCAACGTACGGCGCGTCATGGCAGA GGCCTTGGGCATCTCTGTCACCGACTATACGTTTGAGGACTGCCAGCTGGCCCTGGCAGAAGGACAGCTCCGCCTCCCCGCAGATACCTGCCTTCTAGAATTTGCCAGGCTGGTGAGGGCACTGGG GTTAAAGCCAGAAACACTTGAGAAAGATCTGGATAAGTACTCCGAGAGCGCCAGGatgcagaggggaggaaggatgggCCTCCCAGAGTTCGCGGAGTACCTGGGTGTCCCCGTCTCGGACACGCTGGAGGACATGTTCTCCCTGTTTGATGAG GGTGGAGACGGCAAGATGGACCCTCGGGAGTATGTGGTCGCCCTGTCTGTTGTCTGCCGGCCGTCCCAGACTCTGGATACCATCCAGCTGGCGTTCAAG ATGTATGGGTCACACGACGGCTACATCCACGAGGGAACCCTGTCCAGCATCCTCAAGACTGCCTTGGGGGTGACCGAGCTCAGTGTGACCAGCCTCTTCCAGGCCATTGAccaggaggggacagggaggatCACGTTTG CTGACTTCTGCAGGTTTGCAGAAGCGTTCCCCAACTTCGCAGAGGAGTATCTGTACCCCAAGCAGACACACCCGGACACCTGCGCACAGACGCCGCCTGCCCCGACCCCCAACGGCTTCTGTGCCGACTTCAGCCCTGAAAACTCGGACATTGGAAGGAAACCGTTTCGTAAGAAACTGGACTAG
- the LPCAT1 gene encoding lysophosphatidylcholine acyltransferase 1 isoform X2, which translates to MAVRFGTSVTWTHAALRTPGAGRDVAVREYLLRPLIAFMTLTLFPIRLLLAVTMMLLAWPFTFFATLGSSEREPEQPPAMWRKVVDILLKAIMRTMWFAGGFHWVVVKGQQASPPEAAILTLAPHSSYFDAIAVTLTMSSIVMKAESRDIPIWGTLIKYIRPVFVSRSDQDSRRKTVEQIRRRAQSNGKWPQMMIFPEGTCTNRTCLITFKPGAFIPGVPVQPVVLRYPNKLDTITWTWQGPGALKILWLTLCQFHNRVEIEFLPVYSPSEEEKKDPALYASNVRRVMAEALGISVTDYTFEDCQLALAEGQLRLPADTCLLEFARLVRALGLKPETLEKDLDKYSESARMQRGGRMGLPEFAEYLGVPVSDTLEDMFSLFDEGGDGKMDPREYVVALSVVCRPSQTLDTIQLAFKMYGSHDGYIHEGTLSSILKTALGVTELSVTSLFQAIDQEGTGRITFADFCRFAEAFPNFAEEYLYPKQTHPDTCAQTPPAPTPNGFCADFSPENSDIGRKPFRKKLD; encoded by the exons ATGGCGGTGAGATTTGGCACATCTGTGACTTGGACGCATGCAGCTCTCAGAACCCCAGGGGCGGGAAGGGACGTTGCCGTCAGAGAATATTTGCTACGACCTCTA ATTGCCTTCATGACTCTGACGCTCTTCCCCATCCGGCTGCTGCTCGCTGTTACGATGATGCTGCTTGCGTGGCCCTTCACGTTCTTCGCTACGCTGGGATCCTCAGAGAGGGAACCCGAACAGCCCCCGGCCATGTGGCGGAA GGTTGTGGACATCCTGCTCAAGGCCATCATGCGCACCATGTGGTTTGCCGGCGGCTTCCACTGGGTTGTTGTGAAGGGGCAGCAGGCCTCGCCACCAGAGGCAGCCATCCTCACCCTGGCGCCACACTCTTCCTACTTCGATGCCATTGCTGTCACCCTGACGATGTCGTCCATCGTGAtgaaggcagagagcagagatATCCCAATATGGGGAA cGCTGATAAAGTACATACGGCCAGTGTTTGTGTCGCGGTCGGACCAGGATTCCCGCAGGAAGACCGTGGAGCAGATCAGAAGGCGGGCACAGTCAAATGGGAAGTGGCCACAG aTGATGATTTTTCCAGAAGGAACATGTACCAACAGGACCTGCCTAATTACCTTCAAGCCCG GCGCCTTCATCCCCGGGGTTCCCGTCCAGCCTGTGGTTTTACGATACCCAAATAAACTG GACACTATCACATGGACATGGCAAGGACCAGGGGC GTTGAAAATTTTGTGGCTCACGCTGTGTCAGTTTCACAACCGAGTGGAAATTGAG TTCCTCCCCGTGTACAGCCCTtcggaagaggagaagaaggaccCTGCGTTGTACGCCAGCAACGTACGGCGCGTCATGGCAGA GGCCTTGGGCATCTCTGTCACCGACTATACGTTTGAGGACTGCCAGCTGGCCCTGGCAGAAGGACAGCTCCGCCTCCCCGCAGATACCTGCCTTCTAGAATTTGCCAGGCTGGTGAGGGCACTGGG GTTAAAGCCAGAAACACTTGAGAAAGATCTGGATAAGTACTCCGAGAGCGCCAGGatgcagaggggaggaaggatgggCCTCCCAGAGTTCGCGGAGTACCTGGGTGTCCCCGTCTCGGACACGCTGGAGGACATGTTCTCCCTGTTTGATGAG GGTGGAGACGGCAAGATGGACCCTCGGGAGTATGTGGTCGCCCTGTCTGTTGTCTGCCGGCCGTCCCAGACTCTGGATACCATCCAGCTGGCGTTCAAG ATGTATGGGTCACACGACGGCTACATCCACGAGGGAACCCTGTCCAGCATCCTCAAGACTGCCTTGGGGGTGACCGAGCTCAGTGTGACCAGCCTCTTCCAGGCCATTGAccaggaggggacagggaggatCACGTTTG CTGACTTCTGCAGGTTTGCAGAAGCGTTCCCCAACTTCGCAGAGGAGTATCTGTACCCCAAGCAGACACACCCGGACACCTGCGCACAGACGCCGCCTGCCCCGACCCCCAACGGCTTCTGTGCCGACTTCAGCCCTGAAAACTCGGACATTGGAAGGAAACCGTTTCGTAAGAAACTGGACTAG
- the LPCAT1 gene encoding lysophosphatidylcholine acyltransferase 1 isoform X3, with translation MTLTLFPIRLLLAVTMMLLAWPFTFFATLGSSEREPEQPPAMWRKVVDILLKAIMRTMWFAGGFHWVVVKGQQASPPEAAILTLAPHSSYFDAIAVTLTMSSIVMKAESRDIPIWGTLIKYIRPVFVSRSDQDSRRKTVEQIRRRAQSNGKWPQMMIFPEGTCTNRTCLITFKPGAFIPGVPVQPVVLRYPNKLDTITWTWQGPGALKILWLTLCQFHNRVEIEFLPVYSPSEEEKKDPALYASNVRRVMAEALGISVTDYTFEDCQLALAEGQLRLPADTCLLEFARLVRALGLKPETLEKDLDKYSESARMQRGGRMGLPEFAEYLGVPVSDTLEDMFSLFDEGGDGKMDPREYVVALSVVCRPSQTLDTIQLAFKMYGSHDGYIHEGTLSSILKTALGVTELSVTSLFQAIDQEGTGRITFADFCRFAEAFPNFAEEYLYPKQTHPDTCAQTPPAPTPNGFCADFSPENSDIGRKPFRKKLD, from the exons ATGACTCTGACGCTCTTCCCCATCCGGCTGCTGCTCGCTGTTACGATGATGCTGCTTGCGTGGCCCTTCACGTTCTTCGCTACGCTGGGATCCTCAGAGAGGGAACCCGAACAGCCCCCGGCCATGTGGCGGAA GGTTGTGGACATCCTGCTCAAGGCCATCATGCGCACCATGTGGTTTGCCGGCGGCTTCCACTGGGTTGTTGTGAAGGGGCAGCAGGCCTCGCCACCAGAGGCAGCCATCCTCACCCTGGCGCCACACTCTTCCTACTTCGATGCCATTGCTGTCACCCTGACGATGTCGTCCATCGTGAtgaaggcagagagcagagatATCCCAATATGGGGAA cGCTGATAAAGTACATACGGCCAGTGTTTGTGTCGCGGTCGGACCAGGATTCCCGCAGGAAGACCGTGGAGCAGATCAGAAGGCGGGCACAGTCAAATGGGAAGTGGCCACAG aTGATGATTTTTCCAGAAGGAACATGTACCAACAGGACCTGCCTAATTACCTTCAAGCCCG GCGCCTTCATCCCCGGGGTTCCCGTCCAGCCTGTGGTTTTACGATACCCAAATAAACTG GACACTATCACATGGACATGGCAAGGACCAGGGGC GTTGAAAATTTTGTGGCTCACGCTGTGTCAGTTTCACAACCGAGTGGAAATTGAG TTCCTCCCCGTGTACAGCCCTtcggaagaggagaagaaggaccCTGCGTTGTACGCCAGCAACGTACGGCGCGTCATGGCAGA GGCCTTGGGCATCTCTGTCACCGACTATACGTTTGAGGACTGCCAGCTGGCCCTGGCAGAAGGACAGCTCCGCCTCCCCGCAGATACCTGCCTTCTAGAATTTGCCAGGCTGGTGAGGGCACTGGG GTTAAAGCCAGAAACACTTGAGAAAGATCTGGATAAGTACTCCGAGAGCGCCAGGatgcagaggggaggaaggatgggCCTCCCAGAGTTCGCGGAGTACCTGGGTGTCCCCGTCTCGGACACGCTGGAGGACATGTTCTCCCTGTTTGATGAG GGTGGAGACGGCAAGATGGACCCTCGGGAGTATGTGGTCGCCCTGTCTGTTGTCTGCCGGCCGTCCCAGACTCTGGATACCATCCAGCTGGCGTTCAAG ATGTATGGGTCACACGACGGCTACATCCACGAGGGAACCCTGTCCAGCATCCTCAAGACTGCCTTGGGGGTGACCGAGCTCAGTGTGACCAGCCTCTTCCAGGCCATTGAccaggaggggacagggaggatCACGTTTG CTGACTTCTGCAGGTTTGCAGAAGCGTTCCCCAACTTCGCAGAGGAGTATCTGTACCCCAAGCAGACACACCCGGACACCTGCGCACAGACGCCGCCTGCCCCGACCCCCAACGGCTTCTGTGCCGACTTCAGCCCTGAAAACTCGGACATTGGAAGGAAACCGTTTCGTAAGAAACTGGACTAG